In Thermanaerovibrio velox DSM 12556, the genomic stretch GAGCATGCTCAAATGGCATCGACATTACCACAAGCTGCGGGAACATTTTGAGACCGTTTTGACCATACACAACCTGGCCCACCAGGGGATAGTATCCCCCGGCGGCTTGGAGGGCTGGGGATTTAACAAGAACAGCTTCTCCATGGATGGGATGGAGTTCTACGGACACGTGAACCTCTTGAAAGGAGGCATAATAGCCAGCGATAAGGTCACCACCGTAAGCCCCAGGTACTCCTGGGACATACAGACCCGAGAGGGCGGGATGGGGCTGGATGGTGTGTTGTTCGCCAACCGCAACAAGCTGTCCGGCATACTCAACGGGGTGGACTACGACGTGTGGAACCCCTCCAAGGACCCCTTGATCACAAGCCATTACTCCCCTTCGGATCTCTCCGGCAAGGCCAAGTGCCGAAAAGACCTCCTTAGGATCCTGGGCTGGGAGGACGGCAACGACGTGCTGGTTGCGTTCGTGGGCAGGCTGGTGGAACAAAAGGGGGTTGACCTCATCCTGGGAGCCATGAACAGGATCCTTGCGGAACCCATAAGGCTTGTGATCCTTGGTTCAGGCCATCCACTGTTCGAGGAGAAGCTTAAGTCGGAAGCCCAAAAGCACCCCAAAAAGCTCTGGGTTTCCACGGATTTCGATGAGACCATGGCTCATAGGATATACGCCGGTTCCGATCTCATGCTAATGCCCTCCCAGTTTGAGCCTTGCGGATTATCCCAGCTGATAGCCATGGCCTACGGGACGATCCCGGTGGCAAGGGCAACCGGGGGCATCGCAGACACGGTGATAGACGCGGACGGGGCGGACGACGGAACCGGGTTCCTCTTCATAGACTACTCCCCGGAGGAGATGACGAGAGCCCTTAAGCGGGGCATAGCCGCCGTATCCAATCCGTCGAGAAGGGCTAAAATAATGAGGAACTGCATGACCGCCGACTTCTCCTGGCGGCAGTCCGCAAAGGCTTACTTGAACATATATGAGGAACTTCTTGGATATCAATAGGGGGTTGATCCAAAAAAGACAGCAGGGGAAACCAGGGTGACATATCCCTTGACCCGGAGAAGCGATTTAAGAAACTGTCCTGCAAATCCATCGTGAGCGTGTTTCTAGAAATCTCACACTAAACATCTCGGCGGAGGTGGTGGATTTTGATCTTCGGTAAGTACGGACGG encodes the following:
- a CDS encoding glycogen synthase — protein: MGLKNSIRVLHVTPEMAPLIKVGGLGDVAGSLPKALNSMGVDCRVLMPNSKGLAERAGSMGLKVVRCPGKVHAAINWRVYSAGILKTQVNGVTVYLLDQPELFSDLEAYPKSLTCESVLPFIFLSMGALELGRAVRWMPQVLHLHDWPAASVASMLKWHRHYHKLREHFETVLTIHNLAHQGIVSPGGLEGWGFNKNSFSMDGMEFYGHVNLLKGGIIASDKVTTVSPRYSWDIQTREGGMGLDGVLFANRNKLSGILNGVDYDVWNPSKDPLITSHYSPSDLSGKAKCRKDLLRILGWEDGNDVLVAFVGRLVEQKGVDLILGAMNRILAEPIRLVILGSGHPLFEEKLKSEAQKHPKKLWVSTDFDETMAHRIYAGSDLMLMPSQFEPCGLSQLIAMAYGTIPVARATGGIADTVIDADGADDGTGFLFIDYSPEEMTRALKRGIAAVSNPSRRAKIMRNCMTADFSWRQSAKAYLNIYEELLGYQ